The following nucleotide sequence is from uncultured Ilyobacter sp..
GCAATTTGTATGGCGGTGACCAGGTTTTGCAGGGCATCACTCCTGGGTTTTTCTAAAGGCACCTGTGCTCCCGTAATAATTACTGGTTTATCAAGCTCCTTAAGCATAAATGAGAGGGCAGAAGCTGTGTATGACATGGTGTCCGTCCCGTGGAGGAGAACAAATCCCCTATAGTCATTGTAGTTAGTTTCGATTACTTCAGCCATTTTAATCCAACTTTCTGGGTTCATATCAGAAGAGTCCACAAGAGGATCAAATTGATAGTAATCTGTGGCAAATCCTTCTAACACAGGGTGCTCCTTGGCAATCTCATTCCAATTTTCTGCCGGTCTTAGGGGACTCATGGTGTTTCCCTTTTCGCTGTGAACCATGCCTATTGTCCCGCCTGTATTAATAATAAGAACTTTGTCTAACATTTATTCCTCCTTTTAAGACTAAAAGATTATTTTGATTCTGATCAAATGAGTATACATTTCTTTTGAAATAACTTCAACTAAAAAAATTGTTTTTAAAATTCTTAAATTTAAATATCTTGTGTCTATTATAAATATATAGTATACTTTTTATAAAACTGTTTTTTGGGGGGATTTGATGAAAATCAAAGTGAACCGAGAGGAACTTATTAAAGTCCTTTCAAATCTTTCTGTAGTGGTAAGAGAAAATTCAATAAGACCTGTTATCTCAGGGGCAAAGTTAGAAGCAAAAGATGGAATGGCTGTTTTTACAGGATCAAACCTTGAGTTTAGTTATATATCCTCTATTCCTGCACAAGTTGAGAATAAGGGGGTAACTGTCTTTAAAATACCTCTGATTCTCGAGTATATCAAACTTTTAGACGAGGAAAACCTTGAGATGATCGTCGGTGAAGGAAAGCTATCGATTCACAGAGCCGAGTTTTCTATCATGGACTGGGAAGACTATCCGGAGATTGAAGAAAATGAATCGGATAATCTTTTTGTACTTGAGAGTGAAAAAATAATATCTGCCTTTGAGAAAGTGAAATTTTCAGCATTTCCAACAGCGGACAACCTTGCAATAAACTGTATAAGAATGTCCTGTGAAAGTGAAAATATAAACTTTATATCCACTGATTCTTACAGACTGACAAAGTATACAATGTCTGCAGTATGTGAATCAAATCAGGAAATATCAATACCTCTAGAAAGCGTAGGGACCATCTGCAAACTTTTAAAAGATTCAGAAGAGCCAGCCAGATTCGGTGTAAAAAATGCGGTACTTACTGTAAAATGCGGTAACTCCTATATGTCGACAAGATTGATAGAGCTGCCTTTTCCAGATTACAGATCGATTTTTAAAAGTATGTCATATACAAAGCAGATAGAGCTTAATACTGATGATTTTAAGAAATCAATGAAAAAGGTTTTAACCGTGGCAAAGAGAAATATAGAAACAAAAAACGGAGCCCTTTTTGAATTCAAAGGAAACAAACTGGTTTCCACAGTTTCTTCAGGAACTGCCAAAACGGTTCAAAAGTTGGATACTATAAAAGATGGAGAGGACTTCAGGGCTTCACTAAATGTGAAGTTTATCTATGACTTTATAGGAAATATTCAAAAGAATAGCATCATAAAGGCCACCAACTCAAGTTCTATGTTTATTTTAGAAGAAACAGGCAACAGTAGTTATACATATGTACTCATGCCATTGGCCTTAAGGGATTAGTGGTAAAAAAGCGAAGTTTCAGGAGCTATCTGTAGAGTTATCAAGTGATTTAAATTAAGTATGCTGTTTAAAAAAAATTAAAATAAATATTTTAAAAATAACTTTTGAAATTATACTGGTAAATTTTAAAAAGTTTTTCTCTTATACATAAAAATCTATTTTAGCACACAAATTTATTTTGAGCTAAGTTTAAATATTTATGGGTTTTTCAGAGTGGAGGTTTAAAAAGTTCGTATTTAAAAAATAATTCTTGAAGGTATAATAACTTTAATTTTTATATAAAAAAGTTGTAGAACGAGTAAGTTGAGACCTCTAGTCTGAAAATTTTGCATGGGGCTCTTGGTGATATTTATGCCGATACAATTTTATCATTAGGAGTGTTATCTGCCTTAACTGTTCTTAAAATACGCTTCTAGATATTTATTTTATCCAAAATTTAATAAAAAATTTAAATTAATGAATAAAAGGCCTTCAATATTGAGGAAAAATCACCAGCAATTGGAAAATCTTTTTAAAAAATATCTTTTTGAATTTTTAAAAAAAAGTTATAATGTAATTGTAATTTGTTTATTCTACGATTATCAGGAGGTACTTATGAGACAAAGAATGATTAAGTTTATAGTTCTTTTAAGTTTGTTGATGTCCTCTACTTCTTATGCCCTTACTCCTAACAACTTTGTTTTAAAAGACCTGTATGCTAAAATTAACCTAAAAGAAAAGGTTAGTTTTGAGATTTTTAAAAATGCTATGGCTGGATACAAAAAAATAAATGAGAAAAAAAATTCCAGTATTTTGACTATTATTGATTACACAAAACCATCTACTGAACAGAGATTCTTTGTATTGGATATTGAAAATAAAAAGTTACTTTACGAAACATATGTAGCTCATGGGACAAAAACAGGTG
It contains:
- the dnaN gene encoding DNA polymerase III subunit beta codes for the protein MKIKVNREELIKVLSNLSVVVRENSIRPVISGAKLEAKDGMAVFTGSNLEFSYISSIPAQVENKGVTVFKIPLILEYIKLLDEENLEMIVGEGKLSIHRAEFSIMDWEDYPEIEENESDNLFVLESEKIISAFEKVKFSAFPTADNLAINCIRMSCESENINFISTDSYRLTKYTMSAVCESNQEISIPLESVGTICKLLKDSEEPARFGVKNAVLTVKCGNSYMSTRLIELPFPDYRSIFKSMSYTKQIELNTDDFKKSMKKVLTVAKRNIETKNGALFEFKGNKLVSTVSSGTAKTVQKLDTIKDGEDFRASLNVKFIYDFIGNIQKNSIIKATNSSSMFILEETGNSSYTYVLMPLALRD